One Polypterus senegalus isolate Bchr_013 chromosome 10, ASM1683550v1, whole genome shotgun sequence DNA segment encodes these proteins:
- the enc3 gene encoding ectodermal-neural cortex 3, producing MSVSKHENRKSRSSSGSMNIQLFHKPTHADSMLTHLNLLRKRQQFTDVVLRAGSRSFNCHRAVLASCSRYFEAMFCGGLRESQDPDVNFHDTLHPEVLELLLDYAYSSRIVLNEENAESLLEAADMLQFHDIKDASADFLEKNLHPSNCLGMMLLSDAHQCHRLLELSWRMCLANFATLSKTEDFLSLPKDKLLELLLSEELEVEDESLVYEAAMDWVKYDLDSRRSSLPDLLRCVRLALLPEPFLRKNVASEALVAGHKVGREIVEDAMQCKLKVLQNDDLVTGFCARPRKVSQALLLLGGQTLVCDKVYTIDQVTKEIVPKTDIPSPRKECSVCAIGRRVYMTGGKGSENGASKDVWVYDTLHDEWSKATPMLVARFGHGSAELDYMLYVVGGHTALTGSFPASPSVSLKQVEQYDPQTNKWSLMAPLREGVSNAAVVGAKGKLFVFGGTSISHDRLPKVQCFDPGENRWTVPATCPQPWRYTAAASVGSHLVVIGGDTEFSASSAYHFNSENFQWVKFGDVVARRISCHAVASGNRLYVVGGYFGAQRCKTLDCYDPVTDSWSSVTTVPYSLIPTAFVSTWKYLSA from the coding sequence ATGTCTGTAAGCAAACATGAGAACAGGAAGTCCCGCTCCAGCTCGGGCTCCATGAACATTCAGCTGTTTCACAAGCCCACACATGCCGACAGCATGCTGACGCACCTAAACCTGCTGCGTAAACGGCAGCAATTCACAGATGTGGTACTGCGGGCAGGGAGCCGCTCCTTCAACTGTCATCGGGCGGTGCTGGCCTCATGCAGCCGCTACTTTGAGGCTATGTTTTGTGGTGGCCTCCGCGAGAGCCAGGATCCTGATGTCAACTTTCATGACACACTTCATCCTGAAGTTCTGGAGCTCCTCCTGGACTATGCATATTCGTCCCGCATTGTTTTGAATGAGGAGAATGCCGAGTCCCTGCTGGAGGCTGCAGACATGTTGCAGTTTCACGACATCAAAGACGCTTCTGCAGACTTCCTGGAGAAGAACCTGCACCCCAGCAACTGCTTGGGAATGATGCTCCTTTCTGATGCTCACCAGTGTCATAGGCTCTTGGAGCTGTCCTGGAGAATGTGCCTGGCCAACTTTGCCACTCTGTCTAAGACTGAGGACTTTTTGAGTCTCCCCAAGGACAAGCTACTGGAACTGCTTCTAAGTGAGGAGCTGGAGGTGGAGGATGAAAGCCTGGTGTATGAGGCTGCCATGGACTGGGTGAAGTACGACCTGGACTCTCGGCGCAGCTCTCTCCCTGATCTCTTGCGTTGTGTGAGGCTGGCCTTGCTCCCTGAGCCATTCCTTCGGAAGAATGTGGCATCGGAGGCACTGGTGGCAGGTCACAAGGTGGGCAGAGAAATAGTTGaagatgccatgcagtgtaagtTAAAGGTCTTGCAAAATGACGACCTAGTGACTGGCTTTTGTGCCCGACCCCGCAAAGTCAGTCAGGCCTTATTGCTGCTTGGAGGGCAGACACTTGTTTGTGACAAAGTGTACACAATCGACCAAGTGACCAAGGAGATTGTGCCCAAGACGGATATCCCTAGCCCTCGCAAAGAATGTAGCGTTTGTGCTATTGGTCGCAGGGTGTATATGACTGGAGGGAAGGGCTCTGAGAATGGTGCATCCAAAGATGTGTGGGTATACGACACCCTCCATGATGAGTGGTCCAAAGCAACACCGATGTTGGTTGCCAGGTTTGGCCATGGGTCGGCTGAATTAGACTATATGCTGTATGTAGTAGGTGGCCATACAGCACTCACTGGCTCCTTCCCTGCCTCTCCTTCTGTGTCTCTCAAGCAAGTTGAACAGTATGACCCTCAGACTAACAAATGGTCCCTCATGGCCCCACTGCGTGAGGGTGTCAGCAATGCTGCGGTCGTTGGTGCGAAAGGGAAGCTGTTTGTCTTTGGAGGTACCAGCATTAGCCATGACCGCCTGCCCAAGGTGCAGTGCTTTGATCCTGGAGAAAATAGGTGGACTGTCCCAGCAACTTGTCCCCAGCCCTGGCGCTACACAGCCGCTGCTTCTGTGGGAAGCCATCTTGTGGTGATTGGAGGGGATACTGAATTTTCAGCCAGCTCTGCTTATCATTTCAACAGTGAAAACTTTCAGTGGGTCAAGTTTGGTGATGTTGTGGCCCGGCGAATAAGCTGTCATGCTGTGGCTTCAGGCAACAGACTGTATGTGGTGGGTGGCTACTTTGGTGCTCAAAGATGTAAGACTTTGGACTGTTACGATCCTGTAACAGACTCCTGGAGCAGCGTCACCACTGTCCCTTACTCCCTCATTCCAACTGCTTTTGTCAGCACGTGGAAGTATCTGTCAGCATAG
- the LOC120537661 gene encoding protein CTLA-2-alpha-like: MASRSTLSPRPRDPSLDSAWTEWKTKHEKQYKTEEEENFRRILWEDNLRWIEQHNKEYSEGKHTYTKGLNHFSDLTKEELSKIC; this comes from the exons ATGGCCAGCAGATCAACACTGAG CCCACGTCCTAGAGACCCTTCACTGGACAGCGCCTGGACGGAATGGAAAACCAAACATGAGAAGCAATACAAGACAGAG GAGGAAGAGAACTTCAGACGGATATTGTGGGAGGACAATCTACGTTGGATTGAGCAGCACAACAAAGAATACTCGGAGGGGAAACACACCTACACCAAGGGCCTGAACCACTTTTCTGATCTG acaaAAGAGGAGTTGTCGAAGATATGCTAA
- the LOC120537663 gene encoding protein CTLA-2-beta-like, protein MRTLLLLAYIVVAVYSASLHTRDPSLDSAWEEWKITFEKQYTTQEEESSRRLVWEDTLRWTEKHNKEYKEGKHSFTVGLNEFADMKMEEFQPCSFDE, encoded by the exons ATGAGGACACTGCTTCTTCTGGCCTACATTGTGGTGGCTGTTTACTCTGCCAGCCTGCACACCAGAGACCCCTCGTTGGACAGCGCCTGGGAAGAATGGAAGATCACATTTGAGAAGCAATACACAACACAG GAAGAGGAGAGCTCCAGACGGCTGGTGTGGGAGGATACGCTACGTTGGACTGAGAAGCATAACAAAGAGTACAAGGAGGGGAAGCACAGCTTCACTGTGGGCCTGAACGAGTTTGCTGATATG aAAATGGAGGAGTTCCAGCCCTGTTCTTTTGACGAGTGA